Part of the Notamacropus eugenii isolate mMacEug1 chromosome 5, mMacEug1.pri_v2, whole genome shotgun sequence genome is shown below.
CTTGCCCAGCGACACACAGCCAAGCAGAGGGGGACGGAGCCAAGACTGAACCTAACCTTCTCTCTAGTCACTGTGCAGcccccattccttttcttccccatgAAGAAAAGCCAATATCCTGGAGGCCACAGGCAATGGCTTTCTGCCACAAAACACCGCCCCCCCTTGCCCTTGCCCAGTTCTCCCTTGATGTCTTCCCCCTCAACCCACCCAAAGAATGGACCCGGGCTCCAGCACCAGTGGCCTACCCCTCTGCTTTTGGGTCCACCCGCCCCCTCTGCCTGCCTGCCCCATGCGAAGCTAGCACCTTGGCCTCAGGGTCAGCCTGGAAGAGTCCCTCCAGGACATGGAGGGCATCTAGGACACCATGGTCCCGACTCTTGCAGTAGGAGAGGAGGCGGTGGATGTCTGAAGGGGCCACAAACTGCTTGGAGATCCTGTTGGTGGTGCGAACCGGGAGGCAGGAATTGGCAAGAAGATGGCCTGGGCGAAAATAGTTGGCAAACTCCAAAGGGCAAGCTGGATGTGAATGGGTCAGATGACACTCGGTTACCACCAGGCGGTCCCGCAGTGGGCTGAGCTTCAGGATGATGAAGGCTGGACAGCCCAGCTGGGGGTTCCTacaagaagagagggaaagggagaggtcaCCCAGCTGCCTGCCTTGCAGGGTTCAGAGATAGAAGAAGCTTAAAAGGCAcatctttttatagatgaagaaagtgaagcccagagaggaccaggaattgaacccaggctTACTGACTCCCAATACAGTCATCTTCCCATTGTCCCAAAGAGTGCCTCTCTTTTAACCTGAGTTAACCTGCTTTTCTGGCCCCTCTCTATTTCTGACCATCCCAGCCAGGCTGTTTCATAACTGGGTACATCAGTTTCTATACAAATTTCTTGCATTCCCACCATACCCCCCTCTCTGCAGTGGTTACCTCCTCACACCTCCCTCAGCAAGTAAGCCTGCCTCTAATACCTACAGGAATTGTTctagtctctctgtctttccccagTAGTAACACCACCGTGTTTCAAGTGGCAAGTCTCTGTCCTGGTCATTCTTTCTCTTGGTGACTTAATCAGTTCCTGGAGGgttaatgatcatttctatgcagatgagtCCAATCCTACATGTCCAGTCTCCCCTGAGACTTGCAGTCCCACTCCAGAGACATCTCAAAACCAAGTCTAAAACTGAACCTTCagtcttttcccctaaaccttcctctctttcactctttcctatccctccccaagggCATGAACTACATACCAtcttcccagggtcacaagctcAGTGACTTCCTcacagtggggcagctaggtggtgcagtggatagagcaccagtgaaggagtcaggagaacctgagttcaaaactcacaTCAGCTACTGAGTCTTGTCTTGTCACTTCTTTGTCCCCAAGCTCTCTCACATGTTCCCTCCTCTCCACTGTAGATGTCTTCGACTTTGGTATctatcctctctcctctctaagcCACCCTCCACCCAATTGTCAGTGACTTTCTAAAAGCACAGGGATGATTACCACcattcacagaggagaaaactgaggccccaaaggaaaaagggattttcccaggatcacaatGCTGGTGAGTGTCAGAGCAGACACccagctctcctgactccagtaccCTTTCTCAACTCCTTACAGTAAGGTGTTGGTCAGTAGGGTTTAGTTTATTCAGACttcttttacagacaaggaaactgactCAGGGAGGCATATCCTACtccttcccccctgcccccagcTCTGACCAGAGTCCCTGGTGCCAAGAGAACAAAAACTCCTTTGTCCAAAATTCAAGGCCTTTCAAAATCTCCCTCACTTTCCCTGTACTCTAACCAAACCAAAAGCCTCACTACCCTCTGAGCAGTTGCTCTGCATTCCCACCTCCCTGCCTTTGCCCACACTGTCTGCTATCCTTAGAATGCCATACCCTTTTTCCATTTCTACCCAACCTTTGGAGTCCAGCTCATCCACAAAGCCTTcaatgttctcccttcccctccacatacATGAGCCACCCCTTGCTTTCcaaaccaaaacagaaataatcccTCCTCTCTAATCTCAGAGCATTTCTTAGGTCCTTCTTCCTAGGCCTACATCTCCATGTCCAtgtcctgcccctgcccctgccatgTGCTGCAATTGCCTTGGGGGCtttatttcaaaaacaaatgcAAGGGTCAGAGGTCACAGGAAAACAAGTGGGAACCTTAACCCTTCCCATAAAAACCTTATCATCTATTTGGAAAAAGATGCATTCCAATAAGTTGGGAATGGCAATCAGTGTAAAAGAAAGCTCAGAATGCTGAGGAGGGCCCCAAGACAAAAGAGAGACGCAAGGGGAGGCTTCCTGGCTGGGGCAGCCCTGGAGCTGGCCATGAAGGGGAGACACCTCAACTATCTTGTGGGGGACAGTAATGGGGGCAGGTGGAAAAGAAGCAAAATCCAGATGCAGAGATGTAGAGCTGACATGGACCTGAGGGGGCACAGAGCTGGAAACTGTGGCACAGATTAAATGATTCCTCCCGGGTCACCTGTCTCTACCTCCACATCATTTCTCCAGGGGGTTATCTTAGATAAGGATGGGCAGGTAAGGtggaagggccttgaatgccactGGGGAGGTTAAACTTTATTCAATGGGCAGTGGGGAGTCATGGAGGGTTCTGAGTGGGGAGGGGACATAATTGGAACAATATGGCATTTGGTTCTTGGTCAAACTCAAGTGTGGGGCTCTGTACCCAGACTCAACACCAATAGGCCAAGAGCTCTGGGCCCTGGCCCGGCTcccacaggaaagcaggagaagGGGCAGAGGCAGGACCACCAGGCCCTGCCCCGCCTTGAGCCTCTCACCCCGCAATGCCAGGCCTGACGGCAGGGGCCCGCACATCCTTGCAGACGAGCCGCACGTATCTGTATTTGAGGACATCGATGAGGGCCCGGAGCGGGGTATCGAGGGCCCAACGGCATTTGGTCAGGTGCATGGAGTTCTTGACGAAGAAGAGGGCCCGATGCTGCTGACACCAAGCATCGAAAAAGCGGCTGAACTCTGCCCAAGAGAAAAACTCCCGATCCTGCAGCTCCCGCTCCTCCTGGGCCCCGGCCTCGGCCCACGCCAGCCTTGGCTCCGCTCCTGATTCCTTCCCCAGCTCCAGCTCGGCTTCGGGCTCCAGCTCTCGTTCCTGTCTGGGCTCCAGCTGGGGCTCGGATTCAGGCTCGGGCTCAGTCTCGGACTCGGGCTCAGGCTCGGGGCCAGACTCGGACTCTAGCTCTGCCTCGAATTCTGGCTCCCACTCCGACTCCGACTCCGACTCCGACTCGGGCTCAGGCTCCGACTCGGACTCGGACTCTGGCTCCGGGTCCAGGTCCTGATCAGACTCAGGATCCTGCTCCTGCTCCGGGACAGGTTCGGGCTCCACCTCCAGCTCCCGCCCAGGCTCCGGCTCTGCTTCCAGGTCCTCCTCCATCCTAGGGTacctgggggtgggaaggggagacCCGGACCTCAAGACCAGCAGTGACCCTAAGCCAGTGCTGACCGCCAGACAGGTTGTGGATGGAAGCGATAAGACACTGGAAACGGTAGATACTGGAGCCAGACTTTGTCCATGGCACACCTGAGCCCTGGCTTCCACTGGGCTCTTTCCTGAACCTATGcccatctcccacctctccccCCCCCAGAAGTGAAGCCCGACATGCAGCTGTGCCCCTCCCTGCCCCACATGTGGCATGTTTGCTTCCAGCtgtgcccctccctcccccacatgtGGCGTGTCTGCTTCCAGCTGTGCCCCTCCCTCCCACAGATGTGGCACTCTACATCCAGctgttccatttttcccccagatGTGGAGTCCCCCACTACGCGCCACCCCCGCAGCTTCTAGATGTGACCACCCCCCCACCAGATGTGCATCTCTCCCTCCCCGTCACTCACCCCTCCCGCCCGCTCGGAGCCTGAACGAGCGGCTCCTGACGCCTTGGACCCTCCCACAATGCCCCGCGAGGCCAGGCTACTGGCCCGCCCCTCTTCCCAGAATGCTTTGCTTCCCCTCCGCTGGGTCAGCTCTTGCCCTTCTTCCCATCATGCCCCGCGGGCTTCCGTCCGGAAGCCTCGGCCAGACCCAACCCATCCCCCAGCTTCTCTTCCGAGAGCAGAGGTCCTGCCCCTCCCACTAGGCTGGACCACAACTCCCGGCGTGCCCCGCGAAGCGAAGGGGAGGGCAACCGGTCGGTGAAGTCACTCTCCTGGAGCACCTCAGCGCGCGAAAGTTGAGGCGCGAAGTGGGGCTGGTGGCTGGAGTGGAGCCCGAGccgagccggagccggagccggagccgggaGCCGGGTCGGAGTCTTGGTAGCGTTACGCGAAGAGAGGTCAGCGCGCTGGGGGAgagttttggggaggggggggcacAGAGGagacacatatataaacatacgcACAGCGCATGCTCCAGGCCCGCCGGCCTTGCTGACCCTCGGAGATGGGGAGGGGGCCGAGGGCCTCTGCGCATGCGCGAGCCGGGGAGTGGGGAAAGGGCTCTGGGTAGGACTCCTGTCAGGCCGCCGCGGTCCCCCATGGCCTCCAGCACGGCCCCCACCTTCGTCCGCATCGGTCTCCCTCTGCACGTCCAGGGCTCGGCCCGTGGCCGGCACACGATGGACGCCAGGCCGGACAGCGGAGGGAGCCTCGGACCCAGGACAGTCCGTGCGGGGCCTCCTCTGGAGGCTGCACCCCTCCCCGGCGCCCGTTACCTGAACCCCTGGAGAGAGGGGGCGCCCCGGGGGGGTGAAGGTGGGGGCGGGGCCCGGAGAGCTGGGGGCAGCGGGCAGCTTGTGCCCCCCGCGCCCATCCGGCATCCTCACACATCTGTACGTTTGGTTCCAGGAGGCGctgcagagaggaggaaggagggcagAGCTCGGGAGCAGGCATGCAGCGATCCATCAAGTGAGGAGCCCCCCGCCccggccctgccctgccctgcccctgTGCCCGGCCCTGGGCCACCTTCCTGCCCTTGGCCCTGAGCCCTGTGCCCGGCCCTGGGCCACCTTCCTGCCCTTGGCTCCTCCACCTGTGCCCGGCCCTGGGCCACCTTCCTGCCCTTGGCTCCTCCACCTGTGCCCGGCCCTGGGCCACCTTCCTGCCCTTGGCCCTGAGCCCTGTGCCTAGACCTAGCCTTTCTCTGGTGTCTCCCCGCAGGTCATTTTTCCAACCTATGAGTGGGGACAAAGTGAAGAAGCAGGAAGAGTCCCCCAAAAGCAGCAAAGACAAGGAGCCTGCCTCCAAGTTAGTGGGGGGGTGATCTGAGTGGGCAGGGGCTCTTTGGGCTGATTGAGCATCCCTGACCCTCTGACCCCTTCCTGACCTGGCTTCCCCCCCAGGGCTACCCTGAAGGAGAGGAATGCCATAGAACCTGAGAGTGAGTCTCCAATCAAGAGGCCTATGAGGAAAGTGCCCCGAGCTCTGGGCAGTgaaggtgaggaggaggaagaggaaacagCCCCAGCATCCCCCCAACAGCAGGTAACCAGCCTCTGGAGGTGCAGCAACCACTTTTCTCGCTTGCCCCATGGGGAGTACGCACTCTTACCTCCCCACACCCACTCCTTGTCGCCTGCAGGAGCTGACCATCCCCTCTCCGGCCACATCTCCAACCAGCTCAGACCCATACCCCTCAGACTCCTCACCCAACAGCATCTCCCCAGCAGGGATCCCAAAACGTCGGACAGGTAAGCGAGGGCAGGCTCATCTCTGCTCTGTCTCAGCCTTCCCCTGAGCCTCCAGACAGAGTAGCACCTCCAGCAGGTGCCTCCAAGGTAGCCCTTTCTCttagccaccctcccctccaCCTACACATGGTCCAGGCCACAGGAGTGAAGACCAGATTGAATCCTCAGCAGGCTTCTCTCTTCTGCCACTGAACTCCATTCCCCCTTACTGCTGCTAAAGGTCACTGGGGGTACCAtgggaactgagttcaaatccaacctcaggtacTGACTAGCTGTGGAAGGCTAAGCAAATCATCAGactactgcctgcctcagtttcctcatgtgtataaTGAGGAGGTTGTCCATCACTGATTGCTCCCCAATCCTCACTTGCTCTCTTCATAGCTCGGAAACAGATGCAGAAACGGAAGGTCCAGGAGCTGCCTGAGGACTGTGAGGATAGTGAGCCCAAAAGgcttaagagagagagagaggagagtgctCAAGGAAGAAGCCCAGAGATACAGCTGGCCACAGAGGCTGAGAAGGGGAACCAGCCTCCTGCAGAGGCTGTGGGCGAGGCCCTGGAGCCACAGGGCACTAGCGGTGAGGCAAGGCAAAACTCAGAGCCAAAGGCGCCCACGCAGGCACCCAAGGCTTTCAGCAGCTTCTTCGGTGAGTGTCTCACCTCTGGTCTGGGGAGGGCCAGCCTCCATTCCACACTGGGCTTGGGGGTTCTAAAGGGAAAAGAGCGTCTCCCCAGTGACACATTTATTCCACAGCCCCTCGAAAGCCAGCTGCAGCAAAACAAGCtccaaaggagaaggggaaggcagCGGAGGAGATGTCCAGGGCGTAAGTTGGCCTTAGAGgaatctctgccttctggctggCCCCCAGCCAATCTGTGCCTGGGGAGGGAACTCCAGGGAGGGGCAAGAGGACCAGCTCCCCAGCCCCTGCCTCTCTCTGCCGCAGGCCCCCAGACCCAGGCACCTACAACCCTTCTAAGAGCAGCTATCACCCCGTGGACGATGCCTGCTGGAGACCAGGGCAGAGGTGAGGGCATGAGGGGCACCCCTGTCTGTGTTCAGGTGGTTTGCCCAGTGTATCCCCGTTAGACTGggagcctggcacatggtaggcctTAATGTTGATTAGCCGGCTGAGTCCTTTATGGCTGTGAAGGTTTCATAtcatggggaaggggagggtgatCGTCTCGCTCCTCTTCTGCCACCCGGCTGCCCTGTACCTGGAAGACCCCCTAGCCCCTCTGACCTTGCTTCCTACAGGGTCCCCTACCTTGTTGTTGCTCGGacatttgagaaaattgaggaagtcTCCGCTCGGTAAAGTCTGGCCCCCCAGTGGTACCCCAGCTTGCTCGGGGTCAGGGCGTACCCACCACCTTTTTGGCGTCTTCTACCTCGGCCCCAATTCCTTGCCATTATCCACCTGACTTCGCTATCCAGCGCattccctcccatcccctccgCATCCCCACCACACTCACATCTGTCACCTTCCTCTGCTCCCTCCCACCCTCTAGACCTCAGTCTGCTGTACCCCCAGTCCCTTCCCCTTGGCCCGGCCTGGGGGTCCTCACTGGCCCCCGCCCTTCCTCCTCTTGCAGGCTCCGGATGGTGGAGACTCTGAGCAACCTCCTCCGTTCAGTGGCTGCCCTGTCCCCTGCAGACCTCCTCCCTGTCCTCTACCTGAGTCTGAACCAGCTGGGGCCCCCCCAGCAAGGTCTGGAGCTCGGTGTGGGGGATGGCGTGCTGCTCAAGGCAGTGGCCCAAGCCACAGGTGAGTAAGGGCAGGGAACCCCAGTGCTGGAGCTGGGCAGAGAGAGGTCGGCCAGGCCATCCACACCCTCGTCTCTTCCCACCACCAGGACGGCAACTGGAGGCCATAAGGGCCGAAATGGTAGAAAAGGGAGATGTGGGGCTGGTGGTGGAGGCCAGCCGTAGCACCCAGcgtaccatgctgcctctgccCCCTCTGACGGCAGCCGGGGTCCTCAGCAAGCTTCGAGACATCGCCCGCCTCACAGGCAGCACGGTGAGTGTCCCCACACTTGCCCGCTCTGTGTTTGTCATCTGACTTCTCCTTGGTGGGTGAGGGGGCCAGTGCAAAGGGTAGGGCTTGCCCTCCTGTGCCCTGCCGTAGGGTATCTTACTGAGGGGGATGGGGCCAAGGTGGGGGCATCCCCCTTTGAAGTCTGGGCAGTCCAATAAGGACCTGGAGAGCAGGGAGGCTTCCCACCCCAGACAAGAGAGTAAGCTCAGGTGGTGTCTGTCTCCTTCCTGCTCCGCCTCCCCCCTGCAGTCCACGTCAAAGAAGATCGACATCATCAAAGGCTTGTTTGTTGCCTGTCGCCACTCAGAGGCCCGCTTCATCGCCAGGTGAGATGCCATCAGCCCActgggggcagggtggggagagaagcagCAAAGCCAGGAAGCATGAAGTTGAAGGACCTGGACAGGGCCCTCCTTCCTGTCTGGAAGAGGCACTGACCAGGAATGTCCAGGCAGGGGCTCACTCTCACTCTTCCTCCCCTGCAGGGCCCTGAGTGGGCGGCTGCGCCTAGGCCTTGCCGAGCAGTCCGTCCTGGCTGCACTTGCCCAGGCCGTGACCCTTACACCTCCCGGCCAAGGTAAGAGTGCCACTCGTACcctgctgcttcccagcttcccCATTCAGGCCACCTCCCAGCTGTCATTTCAATAAGCTTTTCCTGACAAACCATCTCATGCCCAAGCCTACCCATGTGGGACCTCGGGGAGAGAAGATCTCAAAGCCCTGGGTGGGTCTTTCCTCTAGAATTCCCCCCAGCTGTGGTGGATGCTGGGACAGGCAAGTCTGcagaagccaggaagacttggctgGAGAAGAAAGGCATGATCCTGAAGCAGACCTTCTGGTGAGGAGCAGGCAGGGCACAGGGCAGTGGGGGCCACAGCCAGGAGGGCCATCCACACACATGATCTAGCCGTGTTCTTGTCCTTCCCTCAGCGAGGTGCCTGATCTGGACCTGATTGTCCCTGCCCTGCTCAAGCACGGGCTGGACCAGCTGCCCCAGCACTGCCAGTTGACCCCAGGTGAGCCTCTAGCCACTCCTACCCGCAGATTTGGGCACAGCACTCAGCCTCCACGCCTCCGTCCCTGACAGAGCAAAAGCTGCCCTGGCCCTCCAGCTGTGAGCCAGCCTGTCCTCACCCTCTTGTTTTGACTTTGCCACCCAGGGGTCCCCCTGAAGCCCATGCTGGCCCACCCCACCCGCAACATTGGGGAGGTGCTGAAGCGCTTTGAGGAGTCTGCCTTCACATGTGAATACAAGTATGATGggcagagggcacaggtatgCACCTGGGGGACTTCACATGTGAGTGCAAGTATGATAGGCCAAGGCATGGAAGGGAGAGGAGCCTTCATATGTCTGATTAAGTATGACCAGTTGAGGGCTCAGATCTGGAGGGGGCGCGGGGGGCGGGGTGGCAGGGAGATGGGGGGATGTCTACTTGCCAAGGCCTGTATCTCCTCCACGTGCAGAAGTAAAGGGGGAGGTCTCCTCCCTGGTCACATTGCTCTTTCCAGTGGCTGGCTACATAACCATCCCTGTGCCCCAGGGAAATGTGGCAAGACTATCCCAGACACGTCTTGCTCCCAGTCCCTCCAggtcccccccttcccccacagaTCCACATTCTGCCAAATGGTGATGTGAAGATATTTAGCCGGAACCAAGAGGATAACACAGGCCGATACCCAGATGTCATCAGCCGCATCCCGAAGGTGGGGTCGGATGGGCAGTGTGGCGCAGGGGCCATGCCCTACCCTCACTCAGCCCCAGAGCGCTGTGCCCACACCCCTCTGCTCACTCAGCCTTAATATTTTGCCCCTTACTCAGATGAAGCATGCCTCTGTCATCTCCTGCATCCTGGACTCAGAGGCTGTTGCCTGGGACCAGGCAAAGAAGCAAATTCAGCCCTTCCAGGTGCTCAGCACCCGCAAACGCAAGGTGTGGCCAGCCCTCTTCCCTGTGCCCatgccctgccccctccctccatgCCCAGGCACCCCTTCCCTCCACACCAtgcccccttcttccccaccctg
Proteins encoded:
- the LIG1 gene encoding DNA ligase 1 isoform X1 — protein: MQRSIKSFFQPMSGDKVKKQEESPKSSKDKEPASKATLKERNAIEPESESPIKRPMRKVPRALGSEGEEEEEETAPASPQQQELTIPSPATSPTSSDPYPSDSSPNSISPAGIPKRRTARKQMQKRKVQELPEDCEDSEPKRLKREREESAQGRSPEIQLATEAEKGNQPPAEAVGEALEPQGTSGEARQNSEPKAPTQAPKAFSSFFAPRKPAAAKQAPKEKGKAAEEMSRAPPDPGTYNPSKSSYHPVDDACWRPGQRVPYLVVARTFEKIEEVSARLRMVETLSNLLRSVAALSPADLLPVLYLSLNQLGPPQQGLELGVGDGVLLKAVAQATGRQLEAIRAEMVEKGDVGLVVEASRSTQRTMLPLPPLTAAGVLSKLRDIARLTGSTSTSKKIDIIKGLFVACRHSEARFIARALSGRLRLGLAEQSVLAALAQAVTLTPPGQEFPPAVVDAGTGKSAEARKTWLEKKGMILKQTFCEVPDLDLIVPALLKHGLDQLPQHCQLTPGVPLKPMLAHPTRNIGEVLKRFEESAFTCEYKYDGQRAQIHILPNGDVKIFSRNQEDNTGRYPDVISRIPKMKHASVISCILDSEAVAWDQAKKQIQPFQVLSTRKRKEVEESEIHVQVCLYAFDLIYLNGQSLVREPLSRRRQLLRENFIETEGEFVFATSLDTEDTEQIADFLEQSVKDSCEGLMVKTLDANATYEIAKRSHNWLKLKKDYLEGVGDTLDLVVIGAYLGRGKRAGRYGGFLLAAFDEDSEEFQAICKLGTGFSDEELEEHYQSLQALVIPAPRSYVRAEGAAPPDHWLEPTTVWEVKCADLSVSPIYSAARGLVESDKGISLRFPRFVQVRKDKKPEEATSSAQVAYLYKKQQQIQNQQDSEPTNFEPEDFY
- the LIG1 gene encoding DNA ligase 1 isoform X2, translating into MQRSIKSFFQPMSGDKVKKQEESPKSSKDKEPASKATLKERNAIEPESESPIKRPMRKVPRALGSEGEEEEEETAPASPQQQELTIPSPATSPTSSDPYPSDSSPNSISPAGIPKRRTARKQMQKRKVQELPEDCEDSEPKRLKREREESAQGRSPEIQLATEAEKGNQPPAEAVGEALEPQGTSGEARQNSEPKAPTQAPKAFSSFFAPRKPAAAKQAPKEKGKAAEEMSRAPPDPGTYNPSKSSYHPVDDACWRPGQRVPYLVVARTFEKIEEVSARLRMVETLSNLLRSVAALSPADLLPVLYLSLNQLGPPQQGLELGVGDGVLLKAVAQATGRQLEAIRAEMVEKGDVGLVVEASRSTQRTMLPLPPLTAAGVLSKLRDIARLTGSTSTSKKIDIIKGLFVACRHSEARFIARALSGRLRLGLAEQSVLAALAQAVTLTPPGQEFPPAVVDAGTGKSAEARKTWLEKKGMILKQTFCEVPDLDLIVPALLKHGLDQLPQHCQLTPGVPLKPMLAHPTRNIGEVLKRFEESAFTCEYKYDGQRAQIHILPNGDVKIFSRNQEDNTGRYPDVISRIPKMKHASVISCILDSEAVAWDQAKKQIQPFQVLSTRKRKEVEESEIHVQVCLYAFDLIYLNGQSLVREPLSRRRQLLRENFIETEGEFVFATSLDTEDTEQIADFLEQSVKDSCEGLMVKTLDANATYEIAKRSHNWLKGPAPEFFPPISS